Proteins encoded by one window of Lathyrus oleraceus cultivar Zhongwan6 chromosome 1, CAAS_Psat_ZW6_1.0, whole genome shotgun sequence:
- the LOC127102325 gene encoding pentatricopeptide repeat-containing protein At1g05600 yields MSIRWPRVLNPTQLSQIIRTQKNPLKALEIFNKAKSKYPKYSHNGPVYATMITILGSSGRLKEMKDLIQQMKQDSCECKDSVFVSAIKTYAKQGLVDEAISLYKKIPQFNCVNWTQSFNTLLEIMVNEDKLEDAHGLFVESSCGWEVKSRVRALNLLMYALCRKSRSDLALQIFQEMDYQGCYPDRDSYLVVMKGLCKDKRLHEATHLLYSMFWRISLKGNGEDVVIYRTLLDALCEDGKFEEAVEILGKILRKGLKAPKRCYNRLDLSQCGDGKDAEVTKRWIHEALVRGSVPSTASYNAMSVDLYEEGKIDEADKVIVEMKNKGFKPKHLIFEAKVAALCKVDKVDEAIKVIEEDMVEVNCLPNARVYSILLKNLGNVGNSTLVLESLNKMSKKVGCIGDKETYSILLEMLCHERRYLEASQLLEQMSIKSYWPCANSYNLLVEGLCSLGRQYEAVMWLEDMISQGKLPEISVWSSLASSFCNSEMKKVSVEMFNRLRSL; encoded by the coding sequence ATGAGTATAAGGTGGCCAAGAGTGTTAAATCCAACTCAGCTTTCTCAGATTATAAGAACTCAAAAGAACCCTTTAAAGGCTTTGGAAATTTTCAACAAAGCCAAATCAAAATACCCTAAATACTCCCACAATGGTCCTGTATACGCCACCATGATCACTATCCTTGGATCATCAGGGAGACTCAAAGAGATGAAGGATTTGATTCAGCAAATGAAACAAGATTCATGTGAGTGTAAAGATTCCGTCTTTGTGTCCGCAATTAAGACATATGCAAAACAAGGGCTAGTAGATGAAGCAATCTCTCTTTATAAGAAGATTCCTCAGTTTAACTGTGTGAATTGGACACAATCTTTCAATACCCTTTTGGAGATAATGGTTAATGAGGATAAGCTTGAAGATGCTCATGGTCTTTTTGTTGAGAGTTCTTGTGGTTGGGAAGTGAAGTCTCGCGTTCGGGCGTTGAATTTGCTTATGTATGCTTTATGCAGGAAGAGTCGATCGGATTTGGCGTTGCAGATATTTCAAGAGATGGATTATCAAGGTTGTTATCCTGATAGGGATAGTTATCTTGTTGTGATGAAGGGATTGTGTAAGGATAAGAGGTTACATGAGGCTACTCATTTGTTGTATTCGATGTTTTGGAGAATCTCTCTGAAAGGTAATGGCGAGGATGTTGTAATCTATAGGACTCTTTTGGATGCTTTATGTGAAGATGGAAAGTTCGAAGAAGCTGTGGAAATTCTCGGTAAAATTTTGAGGAAAGGACTGAAAGCTCCAAAGCGATGCTATAACCGACTTGATCTTAGTCAGTGTGGTGATGGTAAAGATGCTGAAGTTACTAAACGGTGGATTCATGAAGCTTTGGTAAGGGGTTCGGTTCCTAGCACGGCTAGTTATAATGCCATGTCGGTTGATCTATACGAAGAAGGTAAGATAGATGAGGCTGATAAAGTTATCgttgaaatgaaaaacaaaggCTTCAAACCAAAACATTTGATTTTTGAGGCAAAGGTAGCTGCATTGTGCAAGGTTGATAAGGTCGACGAAGCGATCAAGGTGATTGAAGAGGACATGGTGGAAGTTAATTGTCTGCCAAATGCTAGAGTTTATAGTATTCTCTTGAAAAACCTTGGGAATGTGGGAAATTCAACATTAGTGCTCGAGAGCTTGAACAAGATGTCTAAAAAGGTAGGTTGCATTGGCGATAAAGAAACGTATAGCATTTTATTAGAGATGCTTTGCCACGAGAGAAGGTATCTCGAAGCAAGCCAACTTTTGGAGCAAATGTCGATTAAATCATATTGGCCTTGTGCCAATAGTTACAATTTGCTCGTTGAGGGTCTTTGTTCCTTAGGTCGGCAATACGAAGCTGTTATGTGGTTGGAGGACATGATAAGCCAGGGGAAACTTCCTGAAATTTCTGTTTGGAGTTCATTAGCATCTTCATTTTGTAATTCTGAGATGAAGAAAGTGTCAGTCGAGATGTTTAATCGCCTAAGAAGTTTGTGA